A stretch of the Capsicum annuum cultivar UCD-10X-F1 chromosome 10, UCD10Xv1.1, whole genome shotgun sequence genome encodes the following:
- the LOC107844878 gene encoding uncharacterized protein LOC107844878 isoform X2 has product MSVFAYESPWMNIQIGNHTQPILYEEEGSLCVKCGLFDHIKDTCHYSHPQATTDKTNQESSSSKTPVLDLANPLREWQTVKFLPKHRPFGGKKTTTTPTMDKMTQSNSKTATTIVTNSNNNTV; this is encoded by the exons ATGTCCGTCTTTGCGTACGAATCCCCATGGATGAATATCCAAATTGGTAACCATACACAACCAATCTTGTATGAGGAAGAGGGCTCTCTTTGTGTTAAATGTGGTCTTTTTGATCATATTAAGGATACCTGTCATTACTCCCACCCGCAAGCTACGACCGACAAAACAAATCAAGAGAGTTCTTCATCAAAAACTCCAGTACTAGATCTCGCAAATCCACTTCGTGAATGGCAAACTGTCAAATTTTTGCCGAAACATAGACCTTTTGGTGGGAAAAAGACAACCACGACACCAACAATGGACAAAATGACTCAATCAAATTCCAAGACTGCAACTACTATAGTaacaaatagtaataataatactg TTTGA
- the LOC107844878 gene encoding uncharacterized protein LOC107844878 isoform X1: MSVFAYESPWMNIQIGNHTQPILYEEEGSLCVKCGLFDHIKDTCHYSHPQATTDKTNQESSSSKTPVLDLANPLREWQTVKFLPKHRPFGGKKTTTTPTMDKMTQSNSKTATTIVTNSNNNTGIFAV; the protein is encoded by the exons ATGTCCGTCTTTGCGTACGAATCCCCATGGATGAATATCCAAATTGGTAACCATACACAACCAATCTTGTATGAGGAAGAGGGCTCTCTTTGTGTTAAATGTGGTCTTTTTGATCATATTAAGGATACCTGTCATTACTCCCACCCGCAAGCTACGACCGACAAAACAAATCAAGAGAGTTCTTCATCAAAAACTCCAGTACTAGATCTCGCAAATCCACTTCGTGAATGGCAAACTGTCAAATTTTTGCCGAAACATAGACCTTTTGGTGGGAAAAAGACAACCACGACACCAACAATGGACAAAATGACTCAATCAAATTCCAAGACTGCAACTACTATAGTaacaaatagtaataataatactg GGATTTTTGCAGTTTGA